From one Luteolibacter sp. SL250 genomic stretch:
- the queD gene encoding 6-carboxytetrahydropterin synthase QueD has product MRARLTKDFRFEAAHTLPSLPEGHKCRQMHGHSFKVEISVEGEVDETIGWIYDHKVISQAMNPLLEQLDHGYLNDIPGLESPTIERMAAWFWRHLAPQLPGLAEIVIFETPTARCSFKGEF; this is encoded by the coding sequence ATGAGAGCGCGTTTGACGAAGGATTTCCGTTTTGAGGCGGCCCACACCCTGCCCAGCCTGCCGGAGGGGCACAAGTGCCGGCAGATGCACGGCCACAGCTTCAAGGTGGAGATCTCCGTCGAGGGGGAGGTGGACGAGACCATCGGCTGGATCTACGACCACAAGGTCATTTCGCAGGCCATGAACCCGCTGCTCGAACAGCTCGACCACGGCTACCTCAACGACATCCCCGGTCTGGAAAGCCCCACCATCGAGCGCATGGCCGCGTGGTTCTGGCGGCACCTCGCCCCCCAGCTCCCCGGGCTGGCGGAGATCGTCATTTTTGAGACCCCCACCGCCCGCTGTTCGTTCAAGGGGGAGTTCTGA
- a CDS encoding BatA domain-containing protein → MAFLAPWFLVGLAALALPVLLHLRKNRPKKKVVFSSLMFLEATPPVTRRSSKLQDILLLLLRCLGLALLVIAFSRPFFRQNEKAAMAGGDGVMNFLLIDASASMRGQPLEGALAQAGKLIDGLPGDDWIAVAAYAEKLQPLLAPAASKDVVRGDRKSHARAMVGDIKPGWNAAKPEAVWTAAAAMAGEVADGVPVRIHVFSDFKKGGAHEGLRGGDWPEGVSFVLHRVDQPEGWTNAGVQALAGGDHPRARISNAEGSAKSDFILDWGHGSAPQPISVPPGESAVMDAPEGVKGGGTVKLSGDGPSFDNDSAWAPLIRPTARIRYIGADAATDATGSLFFLSRAMQPTAAYEVEIAESAAPDLTVASVPLDDAQVASIRAVLEAGGNVLLTLADAAGSSSLGRLIDGSVSGADEAAVGNFALLGEIDFGSSVFAPFADPRYSDFSGIRFWKHRMLPEAWIAKGAVLARFDSGEPAWLRYEVGKGALHVLTTTWRPADSQLALSTKFPPLLHALLSQSPALAVRAARYTVGQPVPLPEGVAEVALPDGTKVPVEAGKAFIPTAPGLHVAGKETFAVQIDPAETELTPMSDADLKSLGLPFDAAAASAGTSTAGTDVSDAERESRQRVGWWLLIAAAAAFLIETLLAARRSSGRTPTPDPIPT, encoded by the coding sequence ATGGCCTTTCTCGCACCATGGTTCCTTGTTGGTCTGGCGGCGCTCGCGTTGCCGGTCCTGCTGCACCTGCGGAAGAACAGACCGAAGAAGAAGGTCGTCTTTTCCTCCCTCATGTTCCTGGAGGCCACGCCGCCGGTCACGCGGCGCAGCTCGAAACTCCAGGACATCCTGCTGCTCCTGCTGCGGTGCCTCGGGCTGGCGTTGCTGGTCATCGCCTTTTCCCGGCCGTTCTTCCGGCAGAATGAAAAGGCGGCCATGGCCGGTGGTGATGGGGTGATGAATTTCCTGCTCATCGACGCCAGCGCCAGCATGCGCGGCCAGCCGTTGGAGGGCGCGCTGGCGCAGGCGGGAAAGTTGATCGACGGACTGCCCGGTGACGACTGGATCGCGGTGGCGGCGTATGCGGAGAAGCTGCAGCCGCTGCTCGCCCCCGCCGCGTCGAAGGACGTCGTGCGCGGTGACCGGAAGTCCCACGCCCGCGCGATGGTCGGGGACATCAAGCCCGGCTGGAATGCCGCGAAGCCGGAGGCGGTGTGGACCGCCGCGGCGGCCATGGCAGGGGAGGTGGCGGACGGCGTGCCGGTCCGCATCCATGTCTTCAGCGACTTCAAGAAAGGCGGCGCGCACGAAGGCCTGCGCGGCGGCGATTGGCCGGAGGGCGTGTCGTTCGTCCTCCACCGGGTGGACCAGCCGGAAGGATGGACGAATGCCGGGGTGCAGGCATTGGCGGGCGGTGACCACCCCCGCGCCCGCATCTCGAATGCGGAAGGCTCCGCGAAGTCCGACTTCATCCTCGATTGGGGCCACGGTTCCGCCCCGCAGCCGATCTCCGTTCCGCCCGGTGAGTCCGCCGTGATGGACGCCCCGGAAGGCGTGAAAGGCGGAGGCACCGTGAAGCTTTCCGGTGACGGCCCCTCCTTCGACAACGACAGCGCATGGGCGCCGCTCATCCGGCCTACGGCACGCATCCGCTACATCGGCGCGGACGCCGCCACGGATGCCACCGGCAGCCTGTTCTTCCTCAGCCGGGCGATGCAGCCGACCGCCGCGTATGAGGTGGAAATCGCGGAGTCCGCCGCGCCGGACCTCACCGTGGCGTCCGTTCCGCTCGACGACGCGCAGGTTGCCTCCATCCGCGCCGTGCTGGAGGCAGGCGGGAATGTCCTGCTCACCCTGGCGGATGCGGCCGGTTCCAGCTCGCTGGGCCGCCTGATCGACGGAAGTGTCTCCGGGGCGGATGAGGCGGCGGTGGGGAACTTCGCGCTGCTGGGTGAGATCGACTTCGGCTCCAGTGTCTTCGCGCCGTTCGCGGATCCCCGCTACTCGGACTTCAGCGGCATCCGCTTCTGGAAGCACCGCATGCTGCCGGAGGCATGGATCGCGAAGGGGGCTGTGCTCGCCCGCTTCGACTCCGGGGAGCCCGCGTGGCTGCGCTATGAGGTCGGAAAGGGAGCACTGCACGTCCTCACCACCACTTGGCGTCCGGCGGACAGCCAGCTCGCCCTTTCCACGAAGTTCCCGCCGCTGCTGCACGCGCTGCTTTCCCAGTCACCCGCGCTCGCCGTGCGGGCGGCCAGATACACCGTCGGCCAGCCGGTGCCGTTGCCGGAGGGCGTCGCGGAGGTGGCGCTTCCCGATGGTACGAAGGTTCCCGTAGAAGCGGGCAAAGCGTTCATCCCCACCGCCCCCGGCCTCCACGTGGCGGGGAAGGAAACCTTCGCCGTCCAGATCGATCCCGCCGAAACGGAACTCACGCCCATGTCCGATGCGGATCTCAAGTCGCTGGGCCTTCCGTTCGATGCCGCAGCGGCTTCCGCCGGCACTTCCACCGCGGGAACCGATGTTTCCGATGCCGAGCGGGAAAGCCGCCAGCGCGTCGGCTGGTGGCTGCTCATCGCCGCCGCCGCGGCATTTCTCATCGAGACTCTCCTCGCCGCACGCCGGTCATCCGGAAGAACACCCACCCCTGACCCGATCCCCACATGA
- a CDS encoding DUF58 domain-containing protein, which produces MAATPRPSVFADPAALMRVRDLELRARAVVEGFWKGLHRSARHGYSTEFAEYRSYVPGDDIRYLDWKVLARRDRYFIRKYREETNLRSHVLLDLSRSMNYGSSSYTKLDYARTLAATLAVFLHQQGDETGLVTFDEGVRDYLPPRHRSGHLHAILAALGREALGKVAALKAPIATILGRGRARGVILLVSDFLTPLEDLRAPLSALAACGHDITLFQTLDPTEIHFTFGESADFEDMESGRSQMTDPASIRDGYLKKFNAHQAGLKQLCATLGIIHHLLPIDQPLETALHAYLSDRQGLGPQVQRTRGN; this is translated from the coding sequence ATGGCCGCCACCCCCAGACCTTCCGTTTTCGCGGATCCCGCCGCGCTGATGCGCGTGCGCGACCTCGAACTGCGGGCGAGGGCGGTGGTGGAGGGATTCTGGAAAGGCCTGCACCGCAGCGCGCGGCACGGCTACTCCACGGAGTTCGCGGAGTACCGTTCCTACGTCCCCGGGGATGACATCCGCTATCTGGACTGGAAGGTGCTGGCCCGCCGCGACCGCTACTTCATCCGGAAATACCGGGAGGAGACGAACCTGCGCTCCCACGTGCTGCTGGACCTGAGCCGGTCCATGAACTATGGCTCCAGTAGCTACACGAAGCTGGACTACGCCCGCACCCTGGCTGCCACGCTGGCCGTCTTCCTCCACCAGCAGGGGGATGAAACCGGGCTGGTCACCTTTGACGAGGGCGTGCGGGACTACCTCCCGCCGCGCCACCGCTCCGGCCACCTGCACGCCATCCTGGCCGCGCTGGGCCGGGAGGCGCTGGGAAAGGTGGCCGCGCTGAAGGCGCCCATCGCCACCATCCTCGGCCGTGGCCGCGCGCGGGGTGTCATCCTGCTGGTATCGGATTTCCTCACGCCGCTGGAGGACCTGCGCGCGCCGCTCTCCGCGCTGGCCGCCTGCGGGCATGACATCACGCTTTTCCAGACGCTGGACCCCACGGAGATCCACTTCACCTTCGGCGAGTCCGCGGACTTCGAGGACATGGAATCCGGCCGTTCCCAGATGACGGACCCCGCGTCCATCCGCGACGGCTACCTGAAAAAGTTCAACGCCCACCAGGCAGGGCTGAAGCAGCTCTGCGCCACCCTCGGCATCATCCACCACCTGCTGCCCATCGACCAGCCGCTGGAAACCGCCCTCCACGCCTACCTCTCCGACCGCCAGGGCCTCGGCCCGCAGGTTCAAAGGACGAGGGGGAACTAG
- a CDS encoding MoxR family ATPase, whose amino-acid sequence MSEPHHPDTEENIVRRIAEGRARIKRELAKVIRGQDDVIEQLLIALLSGGHALITGAPGLAKTLLIQSTARLFHLSFHRIQFTPDLMPADITGTEILAESPDGGRRLEFVKGPLFANLILADEINRTPPKTQAALLEAMQEHQVTAAGVRYSLGEPFFVLATKNPVEMEGTYPLPEAQLDRFMFDIRIDYLSEDDEVAVVTQTTSTRPEPIEALFTGEDLLAFQEVVRRTPIAEETARYAVRLVGASRPNRQGTPDFVNEWVNWGAGLRAAQCLVLGAKARTLLAGRSHVTPEDIRALAHAVLRHRVLVNFRAEAEGITPDVIVDRLLKHVPSP is encoded by the coding sequence ATGAGCGAGCCACACCACCCGGATACCGAAGAGAACATCGTCCGCCGCATCGCGGAGGGGAGGGCGAGGATCAAGCGCGAGCTGGCGAAGGTCATCCGCGGCCAGGACGATGTCATCGAGCAACTGCTCATCGCCCTGTTGTCCGGCGGCCACGCGCTCATCACCGGCGCGCCGGGTCTGGCGAAGACGCTGCTGATCCAGTCCACCGCGCGGTTGTTCCACCTTTCCTTCCACCGCATCCAGTTCACGCCGGATCTCATGCCGGCGGACATCACCGGCACGGAGATCCTCGCGGAGTCCCCGGACGGCGGGCGGCGGCTGGAGTTCGTGAAAGGCCCGCTGTTCGCCAACCTCATCCTGGCGGATGAAATCAACCGCACTCCGCCGAAGACGCAGGCCGCATTGTTGGAGGCCATGCAGGAACACCAGGTGACCGCCGCCGGCGTGCGCTACTCGCTGGGGGAGCCGTTTTTCGTGCTGGCGACCAAGAACCCGGTGGAGATGGAGGGCACCTACCCGCTGCCGGAGGCGCAGCTCGACCGCTTCATGTTCGACATCCGCATCGACTATCTCAGCGAGGATGACGAGGTGGCGGTCGTCACGCAGACCACGTCCACCCGGCCGGAGCCGATCGAGGCGCTGTTCACCGGGGAGGATCTGCTGGCCTTCCAGGAGGTGGTGCGGCGCACGCCCATCGCGGAGGAGACGGCGCGCTACGCGGTGCGGCTGGTGGGCGCGTCCCGCCCGAACCGCCAGGGCACGCCGGACTTCGTGAACGAGTGGGTGAACTGGGGCGCGGGCCTCCGAGCCGCCCAGTGCCTGGTGCTGGGGGCGAAGGCGCGCACGCTGCTGGCCGGGCGCTCCCATGTCACGCCGGAGGACATCCGTGCGCTGGCCCACGCCGTCCTGCGCCACCGGGTGCTGGTGAACTTCCGCGCGGAGGCGGAGGGCATCACCCCGGACGTCATCGTGGACCGCCTGCTGAAACACGTGCCCTCACCCTGA
- a CDS encoding DUF4159 domain-containing protein has translation MTSRILLLSLVLPFMASAQPGMTPEDRRGVEKWTNDPRFPEDTFRFVRLRPEYHPMWATDYPDSDLNFSFRLQQMTSIKVNPDPLIVDTLDPTLKEHPFLYLIEAGHMQFTPREAKALRDHLLNGGFLMFDDFWGEEEMENVEEQVKMMFPDRPIRELELDHPVFNIVFPIKEKPQVPSIGYAMSGEMYEKGGRDVRYRGVFDDKGRMMVIICGNTDLGDGWEREGENHFYFKEFSEKKAYPMGINIVVYSMTH, from the coding sequence ATGACCTCCCGCATCCTCCTCCTTTCCCTGGTCCTGCCATTCATGGCATCCGCCCAGCCCGGCATGACTCCGGAGGACCGCCGCGGGGTGGAGAAATGGACCAACGATCCGCGCTTCCCGGAGGACACCTTCCGCTTCGTCCGCCTGCGCCCGGAGTACCACCCCATGTGGGCGACGGACTACCCGGACAGCGACCTGAACTTTTCCTTCCGGCTCCAGCAGATGACCTCCATCAAGGTGAACCCGGACCCGCTCATCGTGGACACCCTGGACCCCACGCTGAAGGAGCACCCGTTCCTGTATCTGATCGAGGCCGGGCACATGCAGTTCACCCCGCGCGAGGCGAAGGCGCTGCGCGACCACCTGCTGAACGGCGGCTTCCTGATGTTCGATGACTTCTGGGGGGAGGAGGAGATGGAGAACGTGGAGGAGCAGGTGAAGATGATGTTCCCGGACCGCCCCATCAGGGAGCTGGAGCTGGACCACCCGGTGTTCAACATCGTCTTTCCCATCAAGGAAAAGCCGCAGGTCCCGTCCATCGGTTATGCGATGTCCGGGGAGATGTATGAGAAAGGCGGCAGGGACGTGCGCTACCGCGGCGTGTTCGATGACAAGGGCCGGATGATGGTCATCATCTGCGGCAACACGGACCTCGGAGACGGCTGGGAGCGGGAGGGCGAGAACCATTTTTACTTCAAGGAGTTCAGCGAGAAGAAGGCCTACCCCATGGGCATCAACATCGTCGTCTACTCCATGACCCACTGA
- a CDS encoding tetratricopeptide repeat protein has protein sequence MISVTVLSLSLAHGQGNPVVEEVEGLILRGEYAAAVEKTSENFGDRQNRLRLGTLEMRALLEMGRNEDALMRARGLYRRASGDPQLCWEIVRALNAMGERDGAREVVQRTLEENPPADAASRIAYGRLMLLDGRDPKEVLQKWFQPAKQADPQHRLPYLAIGRLALVNHDRELAAENFREGLKRHPGDAELLLGLAEAGAELPRDQRDLENGIAGYDDLALKANPALVAALLFQGKNLSDGKKFAEAEKVLEKVFAVNPQHAEAWAAMAGIAFVRDRAEEAAQRMLRAQAEWGENPRVPEIIGACLARHYRFEEGIKFLEEARGKDPESTTIAFELGSNLLRFGRIDEGWVLIEEVHRSDPYHVAAFNLITLRDRLKGFPILEREGVQVRLSPEDAAVFGQRALDLAVRAKTELCEKFGVTLSQPVMVEMLPKQEDFAIRTFGLPGGEAFLGVCFGPLITMTSPRGRLGRNNWEAILWHEMAHTITLEATRHRIPRWLTEGISVHEERLENPGWGMWMNTEYRDHILSGDPPKIADLDAAFGGKDIMHAYFLSSLVVEHLYREYGMEKMRAVLAAIATGRTVADAFAAHMDPLDKIEASFLPRLIGQAKAYGGKMDWSPLTDDEFRAYRQDPQGWISTNPHRYAAWMLLATKLSGDGKWEEARKQLEQIISVEPENHERTNPYAMLATACRNLGDVEGETAALRKLLELDANAAEAASRLVELAGPVGPEERLERAHALLAINPFSEGAYRLMAATTPGGESRKALGSLIALEPLDVGRLHYDLAADLLESDPEAARRHVLKALEDNPRFRSALELLVSIP, from the coding sequence ATGATTTCCGTCACGGTCCTTTCGCTTTCATTGGCCCATGGGCAGGGAAACCCCGTGGTGGAGGAGGTGGAGGGGCTGATCCTGAGGGGGGAGTATGCGGCGGCGGTGGAGAAGACTTCGGAAAACTTCGGCGACCGGCAGAACCGGCTGCGGCTGGGGACGCTGGAGATGCGGGCGCTGCTGGAAATGGGCAGGAACGAGGACGCGCTGATGCGGGCGCGGGGACTCTACCGCCGGGCGTCGGGGGACCCGCAGCTTTGCTGGGAGATCGTGCGGGCGCTCAACGCGATGGGGGAGCGTGACGGAGCGCGGGAGGTGGTGCAGCGTACGCTGGAGGAAAACCCACCGGCGGATGCCGCCAGCCGGATCGCCTACGGACGGCTCATGTTGCTGGACGGGCGCGACCCGAAGGAGGTCCTGCAGAAGTGGTTCCAACCGGCGAAACAGGCGGACCCGCAGCACCGGCTGCCGTATCTGGCGATCGGGCGGCTGGCCCTGGTGAACCACGACCGGGAACTGGCGGCGGAGAATTTCCGCGAGGGGCTGAAACGCCATCCCGGGGATGCGGAGCTGCTGCTGGGGTTAGCGGAGGCGGGTGCGGAGCTGCCACGGGACCAGCGGGACCTGGAGAATGGCATCGCCGGGTATGACGACCTGGCGCTGAAGGCGAACCCCGCGCTGGTGGCCGCGCTTCTTTTCCAGGGGAAGAACCTCAGTGACGGCAAGAAATTCGCGGAGGCGGAGAAGGTGCTGGAGAAAGTATTCGCCGTGAACCCGCAGCACGCGGAGGCATGGGCGGCCATGGCGGGGATCGCCTTCGTGCGGGACCGCGCGGAGGAGGCGGCGCAGAGGATGCTGCGGGCACAGGCGGAGTGGGGGGAGAACCCGCGGGTGCCGGAGATCATCGGCGCGTGCCTGGCCCGCCACTACCGGTTTGAGGAAGGCATCAAATTTCTGGAAGAGGCACGGGGGAAGGACCCGGAGTCCACCACCATCGCCTTCGAACTGGGGTCCAACCTGCTGCGCTTCGGCCGCATCGACGAGGGCTGGGTGCTCATCGAGGAGGTCCATCGTTCGGATCCCTATCATGTGGCCGCGTTCAACCTTATCACGCTGCGGGACCGCCTGAAGGGCTTCCCCATCCTGGAGCGGGAGGGGGTGCAGGTGCGGCTGTCACCGGAGGATGCCGCCGTCTTCGGCCAGCGGGCGCTGGATCTGGCGGTGCGGGCGAAGACGGAGCTGTGCGAAAAGTTCGGCGTCACCCTTTCCCAGCCGGTGATGGTGGAAATGCTGCCGAAGCAGGAGGACTTCGCCATCCGCACCTTCGGCCTGCCGGGCGGGGAGGCGTTCCTGGGCGTGTGCTTCGGCCCGCTCATCACCATGACCAGCCCGCGCGGGCGGCTGGGGCGGAACAACTGGGAGGCCATCCTGTGGCATGAGATGGCGCACACCATCACCCTGGAGGCCACCCGCCACCGCATCCCGCGCTGGCTCACGGAGGGCATCAGCGTGCATGAGGAGCGGCTGGAAAACCCCGGCTGGGGGATGTGGATGAACACGGAATACCGCGACCACATCCTCTCCGGAGATCCCCCGAAGATCGCGGACCTCGACGCCGCCTTCGGCGGAAAGGACATCATGCACGCCTACTTCCTGAGTTCCCTGGTGGTGGAGCATCTCTACCGGGAATACGGGATGGAGAAAATGCGCGCCGTGCTGGCCGCCATCGCCACCGGCAGGACGGTGGCGGATGCCTTTGCCGCGCACATGGACCCGCTGGACAAGATCGAGGCATCGTTCCTGCCCCGTCTCATCGGTCAGGCGAAGGCCTACGGCGGCAAGATGGACTGGTCGCCGCTGACGGATGACGAGTTCCGCGCCTACCGGCAGGACCCGCAAGGATGGATTTCCACGAACCCCCACCGCTACGCGGCCTGGATGCTGCTGGCCACGAAGCTCTCCGGCGACGGGAAGTGGGAGGAAGCGCGGAAGCAACTGGAGCAGATCATCTCCGTGGAGCCGGAGAACCATGAGAGGACCAACCCCTATGCCATGCTGGCCACCGCCTGCCGGAACCTGGGGGATGTGGAGGGGGAGACCGCCGCCCTGCGGAAGCTGCTGGAACTGGACGCGAACGCCGCGGAGGCCGCCTCCCGGCTGGTGGAGCTGGCAGGCCCCGTCGGTCCGGAGGAACGACTGGAACGCGCGCACGCCCTGCTGGCGATCAATCCTTTCAGCGAGGGCGCCTACCGACTGATGGCCGCCACCACTCCCGGCGGGGAATCCAGAAAGGCGCTCGGCTCGCTCATCGCGCTGGAGCCGCTGGACGTCGGCAGGCTGCACTATGATCTGGCGGCGGATCTGCTGGAAAGCGACCCGGAGGCGGCGCGCCGCCATGTTTTGAAAGCGTTGGAGGACAACCCCCGTTTCCGTAGTGCGCTGGAACTTCTCGTCTCGATTCCCTGA
- a CDS encoding SMI1/KNR4 family protein: MAEPLSLPHPTATDILIGKLSSLGAGFNPPADSRRIDEIEAKLGVSFPAGVREFYLRCDGITGDIEWFWDFFPLATLVERTVERRSHPFFILEDGSRIPYADLVCFCDVMIDAPTYVFHGNPLDPRFGQFYADSTVSEGWPVAGSFDEFVRVFVAEHDEILMGFGKTASEGK, translated from the coding sequence ATGGCTGAGCCGCTTTCACTGCCACACCCGACGGCGACGGATATCCTGATCGGGAAGCTGTCATCGCTCGGGGCGGGTTTCAACCCACCGGCTGACTCCCGCCGGATCGATGAAATCGAGGCAAAGCTGGGAGTTTCATTCCCGGCGGGTGTGCGGGAGTTCTACCTCCGCTGTGATGGCATCACCGGGGATATCGAGTGGTTCTGGGACTTTTTCCCTCTCGCCACCCTGGTGGAACGGACGGTGGAGAGGCGGTCCCATCCCTTTTTCATTTTGGAAGACGGGAGCCGCATCCCCTACGCCGATCTCGTCTGTTTCTGCGATGTGATGATCGATGCCCCGACCTACGTCTTCCATGGCAACCCGTTGGATCCAAGGTTCGGGCAATTCTATGCCGACAGCACCGTCTCTGAGGGATGGCCGGTGGCGGGGTCCTTCGATGAGTTTGTCCGCGTGTTCGTCGCGGAGCATGACGAGATCCTGATGGGATTCGGGAAGACCGCATCGGAGGGGAAATAG
- a CDS encoding pyridoxal phosphate-dependent aminotransferase, which produces MESLSSRIAKVSPSLTLAVTAQTKALIAKGEEVYALAGGEPDVDTPEFIKAAAIEALQGGKTKYTPAGGIPELREALSEKLLKDNNLNYAANQICVTSGAKMACYNAILAVIEEGDEVIIPTPYWVSYPEMVKLAGGVPVLVETKESTGWKMTPEQFEEAMTPATKMVILNSPSNPTGAVYTEEELREIGEIALGEDIIILSDEIYEKLVYGEAKHVSIASLSDELYNLTITVNGFSKAYSMTGWRLGYTAAPKHLADAIDKIQNHTVSNACTFAQYGAVAALKGDQSFIEDLRGEYDVRRQFVLSRLKAIPNIRVVEPQGAFYFFVYTGNTGLKSMNLCDKLLSRYKVAAIPGIAFGYDEGIRISYCTTLDVLNEGLTRFEQFCREH; this is translated from the coding sequence ATGGAAAGCCTCTCATCCCGCATTGCGAAAGTTTCGCCATCCCTCACCCTCGCCGTCACGGCCCAGACCAAGGCGTTGATCGCCAAGGGCGAAGAAGTCTACGCCCTCGCCGGTGGCGAGCCGGACGTTGACACCCCGGAATTCATCAAGGCAGCCGCCATCGAGGCGCTGCAAGGCGGCAAGACCAAGTACACCCCCGCCGGTGGCATCCCGGAGCTGCGTGAAGCCCTCTCCGAGAAGCTTCTCAAGGACAACAACCTGAACTACGCCGCCAACCAGATCTGCGTGACTTCCGGCGCGAAGATGGCCTGCTACAACGCCATCCTCGCCGTGATCGAGGAAGGTGACGAAGTCATCATCCCAACCCCTTACTGGGTTTCCTACCCGGAAATGGTGAAGCTGGCCGGTGGTGTCCCGGTGCTGGTGGAGACCAAGGAATCCACCGGCTGGAAGATGACCCCGGAGCAGTTCGAGGAAGCGATGACCCCGGCCACCAAGATGGTCATCCTCAACTCTCCGTCGAACCCGACCGGCGCCGTCTACACCGAAGAGGAGCTCCGCGAGATCGGTGAAATCGCCCTGGGCGAGGACATCATCATCCTTTCCGACGAAATCTACGAAAAGCTGGTCTACGGCGAGGCGAAGCACGTCTCCATCGCCTCCCTCAGCGACGAGCTCTACAACCTGACGATCACCGTGAACGGCTTCTCCAAGGCCTACTCGATGACCGGCTGGCGCCTGGGCTACACCGCCGCTCCGAAGCACCTGGCGGACGCGATCGACAAGATCCAGAACCACACCGTCTCCAACGCCTGCACCTTCGCCCAATACGGTGCGGTGGCGGCGCTGAAAGGCGACCAGAGCTTCATCGAGGACCTGCGCGGCGAATACGACGTGCGCCGCCAGTTCGTCCTCAGCCGCCTGAAGGCCATCCCGAACATCCGCGTGGTGGAGCCGCAGGGTGCGTTCTACTTCTTCGTCTACACCGGCAACACCGGCCTGAAGTCGATGAACCTGTGCGACAAGCTGCTCTCCCGTTACAAGGTGGCCGCCATCCCGGGCATCGCCTTCGGTTATGACGAGGGCATCCGCATCAGCTACTGCACGACGCTGGACGTCCTCAACGAGGGCCTCACCCGCTTCGAGCAGTTCTGCCGCGAGCATTGA
- a CDS encoding PEP-CTERM sorting domain-containing protein (PEP-CTERM proteins occur, often in large numbers, in the proteomes of bacteria that also encode an exosortase, a predicted intramembrane cysteine proteinase. The presence of a PEP-CTERM domain at a protein's C-terminus predicts cleavage within the sorting domain, followed by covalent anchoring to some some component of the (usually Gram-negative) cell surface. Many PEP-CTERM proteins exhibit an unusual sequence composition that includes large numbers of potential glycosylation sites. Expression of one such protein has been shown restore the ability of a bacterium to form floc, a type of biofilm.), with translation MLRRFFLPASLGLWTVSLGVPTADAALVAYDGFAGYADGALAGNNGGTGWSNAWATASGATVNVAANGLSYNAGSITVGGNSQAVSILNDSNSGSVATRQFATITSSEVWFSLLVQPNGADGNDFIQLYVGTNNNFSNSGAVGDLNSNNNNNYWGARIRAGAGDSGTSSSGTALSNGNTTFLVARISTDGTTGAAGTYDKIELWVNPTSTTLGTADAFVDGSLDLATTTGIDWFGIRTVNLDAGDNFIFDEFRVGTTLESVVVPEPGTISLTLALAGALAFRRRR, from the coding sequence ATGCTCCGACGCTTTTTCCTGCCCGCTTCCCTCGGTCTGTGGACCGTTTCCCTCGGCGTACCGACGGCCGACGCCGCATTGGTCGCCTATGATGGTTTCGCCGGGTATGCGGACGGCGCCCTGGCCGGCAACAACGGCGGAACCGGCTGGTCCAACGCCTGGGCGACCGCCAGCGGAGCCACGGTGAACGTCGCGGCGAACGGACTGAGCTACAACGCGGGTTCGATCACGGTTGGCGGGAACAGCCAGGCGGTCTCGATCCTGAACGATTCGAACAGCGGCAGCGTCGCCACCCGGCAGTTCGCCACCATCACCAGCAGCGAGGTCTGGTTCAGCCTGCTGGTGCAGCCCAACGGGGCCGATGGGAACGACTTCATCCAGCTCTACGTCGGCACCAACAACAACTTCAGCAACTCCGGAGCGGTCGGCGACCTGAACAGCAACAACAACAACAACTACTGGGGCGCGCGCATCCGCGCGGGCGCGGGTGATTCCGGCACCAGCTCCAGCGGCACCGCCCTCTCCAACGGAAACACCACGTTCCTGGTGGCACGCATCTCCACCGACGGGACCACAGGGGCCGCCGGCACCTACGACAAGATCGAACTGTGGGTCAACCCGACCTCCACCACCCTGGGAACGGCGGATGCATTCGTGGATGGTTCGCTCGATCTCGCGACCACCACCGGCATCGACTGGTTCGGCATCCGGACGGTCAACCTGGATGCGGGCGACAATTTCATCTTCGACGAGTTCCGGGTGGGAACCACCCTTGAAAGCGTGGTGGTCCCCGAGCCGGGCACGATCTCGCTCACACTCGCGCTGGCGGGTGCCCTCGCCTTCAGAAGGCGGCGGTGA